One window of Candidatus Rokuibacteriota bacterium genomic DNA carries:
- the map gene encoding type I methionyl aminopeptidase, producing the protein MIILKSAREIALMRAGGQILAQAMGRLRDLVKPGVSTLEIDREVEALILARGARPAFKGYRGFPATVCTSLNDEVVHGIPSAHRRVKEGDIVSLDLGCIVDGYYADCAFTLAIGEVPPRVQELLDVTRESLDLAIGQCRPGKRLGDVSHAVQAHVERHGFSVVRTFVGHGIGRALHEDPQVPNFGEPGRGPLLKPGVVLAIEPMVTAGSAEVRILEDRWTAVTEDGSLAAHFEHTVAVTEDEPEVLTRLDGGSAA; encoded by the coding sequence ATGATCATTCTGAAGTCGGCACGCGAGATCGCGCTGATGCGCGCCGGCGGCCAGATTCTTGCGCAGGCCATGGGACGGCTCCGGGACCTCGTCAAGCCCGGCGTCTCGACGCTCGAGATCGACCGGGAGGTGGAGGCGTTGATCCTCGCGCGTGGCGCGAGGCCGGCGTTCAAGGGGTACCGGGGTTTCCCGGCCACGGTCTGCACTTCGCTCAACGACGAGGTGGTGCACGGGATCCCCTCGGCGCACCGGCGGGTGAAGGAGGGCGACATCGTCAGTCTCGATCTCGGCTGCATCGTCGATGGCTACTACGCGGACTGCGCCTTCACCCTGGCCATCGGCGAAGTGCCGCCGCGAGTGCAGGAGCTTCTGGACGTCACCCGGGAGAGCCTGGACCTGGCCATCGGCCAGTGTCGCCCGGGGAAACGCCTGGGGGATGTGTCTCACGCCGTGCAGGCGCACGTGGAGCGCCACGGCTTTTCGGTGGTGCGGACGTTCGTGGGCCACGGTATCGGTCGCGCGCTCCACGAGGATCCTCAGGTGCCGAATTTTGGTGAACCGGGCCGGGGACCATTGCTCAAGCCGGGCGTGGTACTGGCCATCGAGCCCATGGTGACCGCGGGAAGCGCGGAGGTTCGGATCCTCGAGGACCGCTGGACCGCGGTGACCGAGGACGGGAGCCTGGCGGCCCACTTTGAGCACACGGTGGCCGTCACGGAGGACGAAC